The DNA segment CAACAAGATTGTGTGCAAGTTACAACAACCACAAGCGCATACATTGCCCACAAAGAAATAAATGTTTCCTTTGTAGTTCAAAATGATCAACTGAAAGAAACTACTTTTATAAGATTGCTTAAGTGAACACCACAAAGCAAAAGTTAATCTAAAAAGTCAATACGCAAAGATTTCTAGATAATGTTCAAGCTCCTCCTTAATCTGAATCGCTCTCAACATTCCCCATTGCTTTTAATCCTCTTGCTCGCCTCTGCAACACAAAACACATCATCAATGCTAATGCCTCAGACAAGATCTCAAAATTTCTGaatggaattaaaaaaaaaacgtattACAAAGCTATAGTACCTTCTTGGAGCTCTTCTTGACCCGGACATCATATCTATCGGGACACATATCAGCCAACCATGTTCCAGGACTCACCAACTGTAAAACAGACGATAATTGAACTCTCAAAACACTttttgaaagaagaaaaacgaaaaaaaaaaactcacaagTAAGCTTTTTTGGATGAGTTTGGGTCTCTTCTTAGGCCTGTGCGAAGGTTTGCAACCTTTCATAGCCATGaaatcttcttccttctctttgcTCGACAGCGTCACAAACAGCTTCGGCCACATATTACTCTCCTCTCCCTTGCTATTGCTGTCTTCTCCATCTAATAAGCAAGCTTTCCCAATTGTATCAACTACGCCTCTCGTAGTGTAATACctctcctctttctctttctctttctctttctctgctAGTCCTCCAGATCTGAGTATTGCCCCTTGTGATCCTCTACAAAACATTTCAGAAaacccatttaaaaaaaaaaattgagtctTGGCTTCAATTCacggaaaaaaaaatagtaccTGGAGAACCTCGAGGAGTGAAAGAGGAAGGTCTCTTGAGGAGCTGAAGAATTAGATTCGCGGCGTGAGATGTGTTTGTCCTTGTTGGCGGCTCTTAGACGTCTCATTCTCTTCTTGTTTCCCCACTGTAAGAACATTTCTTGTTCTAACGACGACATTTCTCGAGCTTCTTTCTCCGATTGTATAATCTGTCCGAAACAGAGTTTACTAGTGTTAAaagagaagtttttttttaattattaagcagtgaaaattcaaaaagagcAAATTGATTTAGGGTTGGGAAGATTCAATTAACTTGAGAAGAGGAGAATCCCCGTAACAAATTTACTTACAGAGAtcgatgatttttttttctggtgaaGAAGGGACTGGAGATTCTGATGTCTTGTTTTGTTACTGAGTAAGACCACCGTAACCGCAAATTTCTCCGGCGAAATtctctttgtgtgtgtgtgtctctctctctctctctgtctctctgacTTCACGGCTCTGTTCTGTATTGTGGAGGGCAAAGGTGGTTTAGGGCATCTCTTTATATTTCATCTCTATGCTGTCAATGGAGGAATATCTACGAACCGTTCGATTATAAAAATCGACGGTCCGATTTTTTTACCAGTCTGAAAATTACCTTCCTGTCCTTTTTCCCGACCAGTGGGCAAAATGGCAATGAATTTTTTTCACtgctaactttttttttttcttatgtttgttTGATTGTGAGGATTGGTAAACAAAGTTGGGCCTCCTTTGAGAACGACCCTCcctaattttcagaattttcgtAAACAAAGTTTTAGCCCGTCTAGCAAACCATATGGCACATATAACTCGGACATTTTAGCAAACTTTCTCATCTAGTAATGAAATGAAATGCTTTTGTTTTTGGAGAAAGAAAACTACGTGAATTGAACTactaaaattaaacaaatcacAGAAAGATATTTGAGTTATTTCacaacaattaaaaatattacatgaaatTTTACAATGATCTATATCTATCAATATATCGGATTTTAGcaaaatttacaaaatgtaATGACAAGGACCATGCATGCACGCTAGAAACTATTGAACTTATGAAAGCTGGTATGAGGACAGACTAGATCTGATCCATTTGATTCCATAGAGAATTATGGACGGTTGAGATTCAAAGTCCATCGTAGTAACCTCCAAAAGATATCTGAGCTCTCACGACAGGAACACCTTTCATTGCAAAGATTGCTTCGTTAACCTTTGTTGCATGATTCACAGCTTCATTCATCCTCTACAACCAACCACCATTAAATAAGTAAAACATTTCTAATCAGTAAGTTTGATACGtgtttcattaaaaaataataagtttgaTACGTGTTATAGGCTTAGGGATTGTTGTTGTTAGTATatttaataaacaaagaaaatttcTTCTTGAACGTAAACTTTGACGTTTGGCACAAGCTATAAAGTTAGAAACAATCGGTTTACGAAACGTATAAAGCTAGAAACAAGAATCAGTCTTTTTCAACTACAGAGATTGTTCACTTAAAACACGTAAGCTTCACCTTATCAATATTCATTTACTTggattaaaatatctaaaaaccTATTTCTATAGTTTAATCAAAAAGTTAACAATCATCTAATCTAATCAAAGTTTCTAGAATAACAATTACCCAATCATAACAAGCAGACATTTACCAACTATAATCCTCATATATCACTAACatcacaaaaataattataggcTTTATCCAAACCACTCCCTTAGCTTTCGCATCTGTAATAATTAATCAAGTTAAAAATCTGGAACCTAAGCTTGTGGAATTACCATATTAATATACAAAACtccatttaatttattaattaatataattttcgtaaaaaaattaagttaccTTATGATCATCAGAGTAAATCTGAAACCTAAGCTTGTGGTTCTTGTCCTTACAGACTTTGATGTTGTTGTGTCCGAGGAATAAGACACATACTGTAGCGGCTGCTGCTGCAACGCCAAAAGAGCAAACAGC comes from the Raphanus sativus cultivar WK10039 unplaced genomic scaffold, ASM80110v3 Scaffold0374, whole genome shotgun sequence genome and includes:
- the LOC108862194 gene encoding uncharacterized protein LOC108862194, producing the protein MSSLEQEMFLQWGNKKRMRRLRAANKDKHISRRESNSSAPQETFLFHSSRFSRGSQGAILRSGGLAEKEKEKEKEERYYTTRGVVDTIGKACLLDGEDSNSKGEESNMWPKLFVTLSSKEKEEDFMAMKGCKPSHRPKKRPKLIQKSLLLVSPGTWLADMCPDRYDVRVKKSSKKRRARGLKAMGNVESDSD